TCCCAGGGGATGAGCCATATCAAGGTCAAACGAAAGGTGCGGGTCGCCGTCTTTGGGACCGGTGATGAACTCAAGCCACACTTCGAGAAGATCGAACCCCATCAACTTTACAATTCCAACACACCTATGTTCCTTGCACGCGCCAAAGAACTTGGCTGTGAAACACAGTATATACGTAGTTCCAAAGATACCATAGCAGCACTGCAGGAATCTATCGGGCAGGCACTTCATGCCGATATCATCATCACCAGCGGTGGGATCAGTGTGGGAGACAAAGACTTTACCAAAGAAGCATTTACCCAACTGGGTATGGAACTCCATTTTGAAGGTGTGGAGATTAAACCGGGTAAACCTACTGCATTCGGAAAAATCGGCAATACGGTCATCATAAACCTGCCCGGAAATCCACTGGCCTCTATGGTCAACTATGAAGTCTTCGTCCGTGCGGCTATTCGGAAAATGGGTGGCCTCAAAGCCTTTTACCATAACACGCTCACAACACCGATCAGAGAGACATTGAAACTGAAAAAAGGGAAGTTTACCGTTAAACTCGGCCGATTTGACGGAAAAAGCTTTGAAGCCATTCCTCTTCAGATGCCCGGTATGGTCTCACCGATGCAGGCTGCCGACGGAATGATCATCACAGAGCCTGAAGCAGAACAGCTCGAAAAAGGGAGTCTTGTCCATATGCTCCCCATTGCATGGGAGTTGGTAAGTGAAAAAAAAGAAGACCTTTTTACACGTTAGACCAACCATAGGGCATCTCTAAAAACCCCAGATACTCATAATGGGTTTTGCAAATGTGAGATTTTGTAAGAGGCTTTCAAGTCCTAGCCAAAGCTAAGACGAAGTAAGCATCTTGTAAAAGATTGCGTTTGCAAAGCCCACCCTGTGGGCATCACTAGCTTTCGCCTATACGTCGTTACTCTTTTTTGACTTAGCTACGGCTAGGCCTGCAAAAGAGTGCCTAGCCTAGACAAAAGCTAGAGATGTTATGAGCATATGGGGTTATTAGAGGTGCCCTATACCTTTTGGGGATTGAGCAGCTTCTCCCCTTTTAGAAGTTTCTTCCAAAGCGCAGGATCACTCCACTCCAGACTGACCTGCTCTGAGAAAACAATATCTTCAAGTGCGATCTTTCCCATCAGTTCACTGTACGCATCTTCCATGAACCCCTGTGCATAACCCGTTTCCGTCTCATGTATGATGATACTGTGCAGTTTCACCTCTCTCTCGCCATTACGCATTTCCGTACACGCAAGGACACGTTCCACCATCAGGTAGATCACACGGCTGAACTGTTCTGCAGAGGGAGAAACGGGAAGTTCTACCCAGCGGCTGCTGTAACGTTTCATCGCTTCGATATAGGCAGGATCATCTTTCGACCAAAGAGTGATCGCATGGTCAAAAGAGTCGATCAGCTCTTTGATATAGAGTTTGGTCAGCCCGAAATCATACACCATCTGCCCGTTATCAAGATAGTTCGATTCAAGCAGCACCTCCACTTTATAGGAGTGCCCGTGTATGTTCTCACTGCAACGTCGGGTAGAACAGTCACGTACAATATGGGCATTTTCAAATTTAAAAAGTTTTCTGATCAGCATCTTGATCCTTAACAGGAGTATATAAGTCTGATTTTAACCAATATAACTTAAGGGCACCTATACTTTTACCCAGGCAACCTATCTGTTCTGGGGGGGCTCAACAACTACGTTCTGATATTCCCACGAGCATCGTGGGAACAAGAAAGTATTATCTGTCTATAGTTACGACATAATCTCTTCTATGGTAATATAGTCACCAACTCTGCCTGTCATCTGCTCTGCATCCGTATTTACAGGAAGTGTTTTTTTACCCGGTCTCCAGCCTGCAGGACAGACTTCACCTGTTTTTGTTGCATGTTGCCATGCTTCTACCTGTCTTAAAAATTCATTTACATTTCTACCCACTGAAGGAGCTTGTACTTCTTGCGCAACAACTACACCATCAGGATTGATAAGAAATCTTCCCCTGAGTGCAATACCCTCTTCTTCTATCATCACACCAAATGCTCTACTTACTGTACCCGTTGAGTCTGCACCTATAGTAAGTTGCAAACCTTTTAAAAGAGGCTCTGTCTCAACAAATCTTTTATGTGAGAATTTGGTATCGGTCGATACGGCTAAAATATCTACACCCATAGCTTGAAATTCATCATATTTTGCATTCATTGCTGCAATTTCTGTTGGACATACAAAGGTAAAATCAGCAGGATAAAAACAAACTACATACCATTTTCCTTGATAGTCTTCACTATTAACTGTTGTATAGTGTCCTGTTTTAGCGTCATACGCTTCCATTTTAAATTCTGGTGCTTTTCTCAATACTAATGATGAACTCATCTTTTGTTCCTTGTTATTTTCACTGTTTACATTAACTTCTTCCGAAGCACGCTCTGTTTCTTTTATAGGTTCTGTACCTGTATCACAAGCCATTTGTTTTCCTTTTCTAATAAGGATATTTTTTATCCAATAAGATTATAGTATTTTAAAACTTAAAAGATAATAAATATCGTTTAATAACTATTGTCCAATTTAACTTTATGGTATTTTGAGAGCTTCCATCTCTTCACCCAAAGAGAGAACATAGTATTCTCCAAAATTTAAGTTATTTTAATTTTTTGCTGATATAAAAACCCCATATCAGCAACAGTATACTTAAAAGATAGATAACAGCATAACTGCCTATGAACTTAAGAATTACCCCTCCCAATACCGGAAAAAAAAGGCCCAAAGAAACAATATTGGTCTGCAAGGCAGTATAGATCGGCCTTTTATCTTCCGGTGCTATCTCTATGACCAGATTCATCCCGGAGATATTGAAACCGTCCAATGCCACACCAAAAAGCAAAAAGATCAACGCATAGGCATATACATTTGCAGCAAACAGTGCCAAAATAAAAGCAGCGATCATAAATAGAAAACTGAGTGAAAGCATTTTTTCATAATCGTGGATCCTTCTCCATAAAAATGTGCTTCCTACAATGCTTCCCAGCATCTGTACGGTAATAAAACCGCCCAGCATCCACCCGGTCAAAGTGAAAGAACTGTTGGCATTCAAAATAACAAAGGGCATAGAGAGAAAATAGCTGTAACTCAGAAAAATAGCAAAGATCTGCTGTTGCAGGCGCTTGTCCTCTTTGAGTGTCGCTACAGCATTTTTAATGAACAAACCAAAGTTTTTCTCTTTATGTGAAATGTTTTCCTTAACGGGTTCTTCTATGGTAACAAATGTCACAAAGCCTATGACCATAAAGAGGCTGCTTACCATGAACAGATAGGCATAATTCAAAGGGGCTTCATAATGATTGAGCACATACCCTGCAACACCCCCGCTGATAATAGACGCAATGGAGCCTGCCACCTGTCTGTTCGCCATCGTCTTGCCACGATATTGTTTGGAGAAAAGTTTGGCTTGCAGTTCTTTAAAATAGATCGCACCGAATCCGGCCGTAAAGGAGAAGAAAAAAAGTCCCAGCCCGATGAAAAAGAGTGTCAGGGATTTATTGCTGTCCCCGATAAAGAAAATACTCAGTCCGATCGCAAACCATGAGATCCAGCGAAAGAAAAAGACTTTTCCCAAATAGGGCAATACGCGTTTATATGCCTGGGCATGAAATGCAGCATAAAGCTGTATCATGATTGCCCCGCCACGAAGCAAAGAGGCAAAAACCCCTACGATGACCATACTGTCACTGAAGTGGTGTACCATTAAAGGTAAAATAGTAGACGGCTCGGCGATCGTGATCGCCAGAGCCAAAAAGAAAGCATGCGTTACATTTTTGTAGTTATTTTTAGGATCATCGATTTTGAACATAGATCAGCTTTGAAAAGCTGAACGGATCGTCTCGACCTGTTTTAACTCAAATTTCATTTTCTCTCTTCATTTTTATTAGTCACATACATTTGTTTTAGTAGAACATATTCTTAAACATACTCTCTGCCCAATTGTACGCAACCTTTTCCTTACCTAGACCATTTGTTTTCCATGCTTCATCTGTTATATTGTTTTGAAAATCCATTCCATCATTTTTTGTGTATTTATATTCTGTATAAAGAGATATTTCTCTTTCTGGTTTCGTGGACAGCAATGAAAAACAAATCGTAACCGGTGTTTGCCATTTGGGGGTTTTATGGTTTATCTCATCCGCTATCATCTGTGCTACATTCATACCTTCTGAAAATGCCGTATTTCCTGATTTGGAAAAACCCATAGGTCTTGCATCTCCACAAACATAAATATTGTTTGTACCTTTTACTTTATAAGTATTTCTATTGATATCTGCTTCTACTCTGTTAAAAGGTGTAGATCTGGTCATATGAAGCTTTTCCAAAATATAAGGTGCTTTAACATTGGGGTAAAAACTGGCATCTTCAAAATGTATTTCATCAAAATCTGTCTCTACTACCTTCTTGTCAAGATCGAATTTCAGTATCTTTGCTGAGGGCATATATTCTATGTGGTCTTTATACAGTTCATTGAATACAGAGGAAAACCCTTTGTCTTTAATGCGTATTTTATTGCTCTCATCCATGATGACCACTTTCCCATCTATGTTATGGTGCATAAAATAATCGGCGATCAGGCAGGCCCTTTCATAAGGCGCAGCCAGACAACGGTAGTTGCCTTCGGGTACGGTCAGTATGAAATTTCCGCCTTTGAAGTTTTTGATCTTATGTTTAAGCGTAATATGTTCAGAACCGGGAATGAAGGCAGCGGGATATTCATTTTTCAATCTTTCCTCTAAAACACTGTCACCTTTGGCCCAGGCATCGTAGTCGTACTCTATCCCTACAGCAAACACAAGATAATCATACGCTATCTCCCCTCTGCTTGTTTTTAAAATATGCTTTTTCTTGTCTGCATCTATAGCTGTAGCATTGAGGAATGTATAGTTATTGTTTTGTGAGGCATCAATGTAACTGTGTGTCAAGAATTCCAGATCTACCAGATCTACAAGCCATTCGTTACTCATCGGGCATGAAACAAAATGGTCTCTTTTCTCCACCATCACTACCTCAGCCTGGGGAGCAAAAATTTTTACATGTTTGGCAAGTGACAAGCCAGCCCAACCGCCTCCCACAACAACGACTTTGGAATTTTTCCTTTTTTTCGGCACAGCAGAAGATTTTATTTTTGCTTTCTTGTGAGTTTCTTTTTCGTTTACATCGTTACTTCCATATCCCGCTGTCAGTGTAGAAACGAATGCCAGTGAGGCTGCTTTGAGTACGTCTCTTCTTTTCATTCTGTCTCTCTTTCACCTTTATTTTTTTGCACCCTCTTCTTTCAGGAAGGATTCAATATGCGCTTCGCTGACCTCTTCTGCATCATATTTGATCACGATCAGCCCTTCTGTCTCATTGACATAAAAGTCTGTCACACCGTCGAGTGTTTTGAGCCCCTGGAGTTTACTTTTATCGTAGCTGTCAAAATCTAAAAAGAGATTGGCTCTCAAGCCGGGATTTCTCATACCGATGATCCAGAGTGCCCAGAATACCGAAAGTATCACCACAAAGACTGTCACGCCTTCCGCATTGTAATGTCCGTAGATCCAACCGCCGATCGCACCGCCGAGGAAAACACCCACATAGGCAAAGGTATTGGCTACCCCCAAAGCAGCACCTTTTTGGTGTACCTTGGCAAATTTGGCCACAAAACTCTGCAACAGCGGCTCAAACATATTGAAGCCGATGAAAAAGAAGGTTGCCCCCACAGCGAACCATACAAAACTGTTTGAAAAGCCCATCAGAAGGAAAGAGGCAACGATAAATCCGATGGAAGCAAGGAAAACTTCTTTTCCTTTACTGTATTTTTCTCCGAAAATCGCAGCAGGCGCCATCGCCAAAATACCGAAGAATACCGCAGGCAGATAGACTTTCCAGTAATCCATCGTTGTCATATCAAACTTCTCTTTCATCACGATCGGGATAATGAAAAAAGCGATCGCCATCGTTCCACTGTGAAAAAGGAAAGTGATATACATACGTACCAGGTCTTTGTCTTTAAAAACATGTTTGATCTTTGCTTCCTCCTCACTGTAGTGATGTACGATCTTCGGAGGTTCCGGTACTGCCGTAAATAAAATAACCAAAGCAGAAAGAGACAATGCCGCTGTAAGCCAGAAGAGAGAAGAGACAGAGAACACCCCTGCCATCACCGGACCGATGATCATTGCAGCAGCGAAACTCATTGCGATCGTCATACCCATCACTGCCATAGCATGGGCTCGCTGGTCTTCTCTTACATGGTCAGCGATCATAGCAGTTACCACCGAACCGATCGCTCCTGCACCCTGCAGGAAACGTCCAAGGAGCAGAATGTAAATATTGTCAGCCAACGCAGCGACCACTGAACCAGCTGCAAAAAGCAGCAAACCGAATAAAATAGTCTTTTTACGCCCTATTTTATCACTCATTACACCGAAAGGTACCTGAAGCACCGCCTGGGTCAATGCATACCCACCCAAAGCAACCCCGGCAAGGAAAGCATTACCTCCCGGCAGGTCTTTCGCATACTGCGACAATACGGAAAGTACAATGAACAGTCCAAAAAAACGAAGAGCGACTATGAGGCTCAGCGGTAAGACTTTTTTAACGATCTCTTTCAATTTTGACTCCTTGAGTTTTAATAAGGAGGATATTACTCCTATCTAAATATAATTTGCCTTATTCTATATGTTAAAATTATATTTTTCATTATTCTATCTTATTTAAGGAAACCGTTTGTGAATGACTATCTACTCTACAGCAGTATTGCCTTTGTACTCTCCACTGTTTTCTCCATGGGAGGAACCGGTTCGGGAATCGCATTGATCCCTGTACTCAACTTTTTTGGTATAGAATTCATAGTCGCGAAGGCAACCGGTCTCTTTGCCGGAGCCTCTACCACCATAACTTCAAGTATAATGAACATAAAACGTAAAGTACTTGACTTCTCTTTTATC
This DNA window, taken from Sulfurovum lithotrophicum, encodes the following:
- the glp gene encoding gephyrin-like molybdotransferase Glp; protein product: MAISISEALDIVYQNTPVVDDEWIPIEEAVGRVIGEDLIAQFDLPRFDNSAMDGYAVKQSDAGTSVPCTEHIYAGDDPRNELHEGSAMKIMTGAPIPKGCNAIVPIEEVQVYEDKIILPVSIKKDAFIRWAGEDIKSGTVFLEKGEKVTAYTVAMLASQGMSHIKVKRKVRVAVFGTGDELKPHFEKIEPHQLYNSNTPMFLARAKELGCETQYIRSSKDTIAALQESIGQALHADIIITSGGISVGDKDFTKEAFTQLGMELHFEGVEIKPGKPTAFGKIGNTVIINLPGNPLASMVNYEVFVRAAIRKMGGLKAFYHNTLTTPIRETLKLKKGKFTVKLGRFDGKSFEAIPLQMPGMVSPMQAADGMIITEPEAEQLEKGSLVHMLPIAWELVSEKKEDLFTR
- a CDS encoding 6-pyruvoyl trahydropterin synthase family protein; protein product: MLIRKLFKFENAHIVRDCSTRRCSENIHGHSYKVEVLLESNYLDNGQMVYDFGLTKLYIKELIDSFDHAITLWSKDDPAYIEAMKRYSSRWVELPVSPSAEQFSRVIYLMVERVLACTEMRNGEREVKLHSIIIHETETGYAQGFMEDAYSELMGKIALEDIVFSEQVSLEWSDPALWKKLLKGEKLLNPQKV
- a CDS encoding peroxiredoxin is translated as MSSSLVLRKAPEFKMEAYDAKTGHYTTVNSEDYQGKWYVVCFYPADFTFVCPTEIAAMNAKYDEFQAMGVDILAVSTDTKFSHKRFVETEPLLKGLQLTIGADSTGTVSRAFGVMIEEEGIALRGRFLINPDGVVVAQEVQAPSVGRNVNEFLRQVEAWQHATKTGEVCPAGWRPGKKTLPVNTDAEQMTGRVGDYITIEEIMS
- a CDS encoding MFS transporter, with translation MFKIDDPKNNYKNVTHAFFLALAITIAEPSTILPLMVHHFSDSMVIVGVFASLLRGGAIMIQLYAAFHAQAYKRVLPYLGKVFFFRWISWFAIGLSIFFIGDSNKSLTLFFIGLGLFFFSFTAGFGAIYFKELQAKLFSKQYRGKTMANRQVAGSIASIISGGVAGYVLNHYEAPLNYAYLFMVSSLFMVIGFVTFVTIEEPVKENISHKEKNFGLFIKNAVATLKEDKRLQQQIFAIFLSYSYFLSMPFVILNANSSFTLTGWMLGGFITVQMLGSIVGSTFLWRRIHDYEKMLSLSFLFMIAAFILALFAANVYAYALIFLLFGVALDGFNISGMNLVIEIAPEDKRPIYTALQTNIVSLGLFFPVLGGVILKFIGSYAVIYLLSILLLIWGFYISKKLK
- a CDS encoding MFS transporter yields the protein MKEIVKKVLPLSLIVALRFFGLFIVLSVLSQYAKDLPGGNAFLAGVALGGYALTQAVLQVPFGVMSDKIGRKKTILFGLLLFAAGSVVAALADNIYILLLGRFLQGAGAIGSVVTAMIADHVREDQRAHAMAVMGMTIAMSFAAAMIIGPVMAGVFSVSSLFWLTAALSLSALVILFTAVPEPPKIVHHYSEEEAKIKHVFKDKDLVRMYITFLFHSGTMAIAFFIIPIVMKEKFDMTTMDYWKVYLPAVFFGILAMAPAAIFGEKYSKGKEVFLASIGFIVASFLLMGFSNSFVWFAVGATFFFIGFNMFEPLLQSFVAKFAKVHQKGAALGVANTFAYVGVFLGGAIGGWIYGHYNAEGVTVFVVILSVFWALWIIGMRNPGLRANLFLDFDSYDKSKLQGLKTLDGVTDFYVNETEGLIVIKYDAEEVSEAHIESFLKEEGAKK
- a CDS encoding FAD-dependent oxidoreductase, which encodes MKRRDVLKAASLAFVSTLTAGYGSNDVNEKETHKKAKIKSSAVPKKRKNSKVVVVGGGWAGLSLAKHVKIFAPQAEVVMVEKRDHFVSCPMSNEWLVDLVDLEFLTHSYIDASQNNNYTFLNATAIDADKKKHILKTSRGEIAYDYLVFAVGIEYDYDAWAKGDSVLEERLKNEYPAAFIPGSEHITLKHKIKNFKGGNFILTVPEGNYRCLAAPYERACLIADYFMHHNIDGKVVIMDESNKIRIKDKGFSSVFNELYKDHIEYMPSAKILKFDLDKKVVETDFDEIHFEDASFYPNVKAPYILEKLHMTRSTPFNRVEADINRNTYKVKGTNNIYVCGDARPMGFSKSGNTAFSEGMNVAQMIADEINHKTPKWQTPVTICFSLLSTKPEREISLYTEYKYTKNDGMDFQNNITDEAWKTNGLGKEKVAYNWAESMFKNMFY